Within the Desertibacillus haloalkaliphilus genome, the region GTTACAATCCGTAAAGAATCATCCCCGCCACGAACGAGTTCAAAGCGTAATTTCCTAGAAATCTTCTTCTCTTCACCATGCTCGTACAATGTCACCATTTCGTCAACATCAGCATGAATTTCTCCAATTTCATCTTCATAGACTGCTTGTACATCAAAATGATCCAACTCTTTTGTCGAGCGCTCTCCATGTAAATCGCTCGAATAACGCCTTAAAGAGTGATAGAAACTATTATTTGTAATTAAATAAGGTTCTAACTTGTTAAAATCACCAGTATTAACTGACTCAATCATGTGTTCCTTGTATGAAAGTAAGAAATCAGCAACCTCATCTGCTCGTTCGCCTTCTAGTAATATTAATTC harbors:
- a CDS encoding TcaA NTF2-like domain-containing protein, with translation ELILLEGERADEVADFLLSYKEHMIESVNTGDFNKLEPYLITNNSFYHSLRRYSSDLHGERSTKELDHFDVQAVYEDEIGEIHADVDEMVTLYEHGEEKKISRKLRFELVRGGDDSLRIVT